A portion of the Trichoplusia ni isolate ovarian cell line Hi5 chromosome 12, tn1, whole genome shotgun sequence genome contains these proteins:
- the LOC113499543 gene encoding CCR4-NOT transcription complex subunit 9 produces the protein MINMSAQQSPANMQSVDREKIFTWILELCNPETRENALLELSKKRENVPDLAPMLWHSFGTIAALLQEITNIYVAMIPPTLTAHQSNRVCNALALMQCVASHPETRSAFLQAHVPLFLYPFLHTVSKTRPFEYLRLTSLGVIGALVKTDEQEVITFLLTTEIIPLCLRIMENGSELSKTVATFILQKILLDDSGLCYICQTYDRFSHVAMILGKMVLSLAKDPSARLLKHVVRCYLRLSDNARAREALRQCLPDQLRDSTFAACLQEDNSTKHWLAQLIKNLEAQPPPASPAQQNMYKTR, from the coding sequence ATGATTAACATGAGTGCCCAGCAGAGCCCGGCGAACATGCAGTCCGTGGAcagggaaaaaatatttacatggaTCCTGGAGTTGTGTAACCCTGAAACGCGAGAAAATGCGTTACTTGAACTGAGTAAGAAGCGTGAGAATGTGCCCGACCTGGCGCCCATGTTGTGGCACAGCTTCGGCACGATTGCCGCGCTGTTGCAGGAGATCACCAACATTTACGTGGCCATGATCCCGCCGACACTCACGGCTCATCAGAGTAACCGTGTTTGCAACGCTCTGGCGCTCATGCAATGCGTCGCCTCTCACCCCGAGACTCGCTCCGCCTTCCTACAAGCACACGTACCATTATTCCTTTATCCTTTCCTCCACACTGTGTCTAAAACACGTCCTTTCGAATACCTACGCCTTACTAGCCTCGGAGTCATTGGAGCTTTAGTAAAAACTGATGAGCAGGAAGTTATTACATTTCTACTGACCACTGAAATAATACCACTGTGTCTTAGAATTATGGAGAATGGATCTGAGCTGTCTAAGACTGTTGCtactttcattttacaaaaGATATTGTTAGATGACAGTGGGCTCTGTTACATTTGCCAAACATATGACAGATTCTCCCATGTGGCTATGATATTAGGAAAAATGGTATTATCTCTTGCCAAAGACCCATCGGCAAGACTATTAAAGCATGTTGTCAGATGTTACCTGCGTCTGTCAGACAATGCAAGAGCTAGAGAGGCCCTAAGACAATGTTTGCCTGACCAGTTGAGGGATTCCACCTTTGCTGCATGTCTACAGGAGGATAACTCGACTAAACACTGGTTGGCCCAGCTGATTAAGAACTTGGAGGCTCAGCCGCCACCAGCCAGTCCGGCACAACAAAACAT